A genomic region of Pseudomonadota bacterium contains the following coding sequences:
- a CDS encoding mechanosensitive ion channel, translating into MNDLLNNLTNYLGPIASSTLGHALIGLAILIVGLIIVRFIVGIFSRMLKQVGFLHHTNADGSLTDLASPIASLIKAVLTIFVLMAVLQHFGLTDVLAPLQTLVSEFLSAVPNIIGAGVIAYAGWVIAKIVSELVGIALGKADEQIALRTGNHDLKISNFGSAFVFGGILLPILVSALGVLNIPAISDPASSMIEKLMAAVPNIVGAGIILLVTYFVTRFVIYMLNGLLQGANVDALPQKLGAQGLFSETFTLTRLIGGAILFFAMTAAATAAVNVLGIDVISTVFSKVLEFGGGLLVGGVILIIGNFLSGLAYEKLVAAGSGGIANVARIAILGLVLAMGLKAMGLADHIVNMAFGFTIGGVALASALAFGFGGKDAAKQIADNWAEKITRK; encoded by the coding sequence ATGAACGATTTGCTTAATAACCTCACGAATTATTTGGGTCCCATTGCATCGAGCACGCTCGGTCACGCACTCATCGGTCTGGCGATACTCATTGTCGGTTTGATAATCGTTCGATTTATCGTTGGCATATTTAGCCGCATGCTTAAACAGGTGGGCTTTTTGCATCACACGAACGCGGATGGTTCGCTGACCGACCTCGCCTCGCCGATTGCCTCGCTCATCAAAGCGGTGCTGACCATTTTCGTACTCATGGCCGTTCTGCAGCACTTTGGGTTGACGGACGTGCTCGCGCCGTTGCAGACGTTAGTCAGTGAGTTCTTGTCGGCCGTGCCGAATATCATCGGTGCGGGTGTGATTGCTTACGCAGGGTGGGTGATCGCGAAGATTGTTTCGGAACTGGTCGGCATTGCGCTTGGTAAGGCGGATGAACAGATTGCACTGCGTACCGGGAATCACGATCTCAAAATCTCAAACTTCGGTTCCGCCTTTGTATTTGGTGGCATATTGCTGCCCATTCTCGTGTCGGCGCTGGGTGTGCTGAATATTCCGGCGATCTCCGATCCTGCGTCGTCAATGATCGAAAAACTGATGGCAGCGGTGCCCAATATCGTGGGCGCGGGTATTATTTTGCTCGTGACGTATTTCGTCACCCGATTCGTGATTTACATGCTCAATGGCTTGCTTCAAGGCGCGAATGTGGATGCGCTACCGCAAAAGCTCGGAGCGCAGGGGCTGTTTAGCGAAACGTTCACCCTGACTCGATTAATTGGTGGCGCCATTCTGTTTTTTGCTATGACCGCCGCCGCCACAGCGGCCGTAAACGTATTAGGCATCGATGTGATCTCCACCGTGTTTTCGAAAGTGCTTGAATTCGGTGGGGGTCTGTTGGTTGGTGGTGTCATTCTCATCATCGGTAACTTCCTAAGTGGTCTGGCTTACGAAAAACTCGTCGCGGCGGGCAGTGGTGGTATCGCCAATGTGGCGCGTATCGCGATTCTTGGGCTTGTGTTAGCGATGGGTTTAAAGGCCATGGGCCTGGCGGACCACATTGTGAATATGGCGTTTGGCTTCACCATCGGTGGTGTCGCGCTGGCATCCGCATTGGCGTTTGGTTTTGGCGGCAAAGACGCTGCCAAACAGATCGCCGACAATTGGGCGGAAAAGATCACGCGCAAATAA
- a CDS encoding ATP-binding cassette domain-containing protein, which translates to MINLSNIALRRGRRVLFERATFQLHAGQKLGVIGANGCGKSSLFSLLLGELEADDGALGLDARDVIAHVAQESPSGSESAVQFVVDGDAELRAVQAALVKAEEQGDDVHRLHERLDAIDGYTAESRASRLLHGLGFASDTFNQSVGAFSGGWRMRLNLARALMCRSDILLLDEPTNHLDLPAILWLERWLSHYPGILMVVSHDRDFLDQICTRIAHIENQSIRLYTGNYSQFEAQRAEHLAQQQALFERQQKEIAHIQRYVDRFRYKASKARQAQSRLKMLERMEKIAPAHVDSPFRFHFPEPKKQPHHLLGLTDASAGYDDVPVLTDITLNLSAGERIGLLGVNGAGKSTLVKALANGATMLNGERTLSKDTHIGYFAQHQLDLLRPQDSPYDHLARVAPLDKEQVHRDFLGRFGFSGERIFEPVAPFSGGEKARLVLALMIRQAPNLLLLDEPTNHLDLDMRQALSIALIEYSGALVVISHDRHLLRSVCDELLIVDNGRVERFTQSLDDYPQWLREQAADTEVESSSAPAATPNKKALRQQQAERRRALKPFQDAVNRIERELSQSQVALTALDSQLADESLYTDAARSDERTQVLKEHAALKSRIETLEWEWFDANERVEHESARLDDMSG; encoded by the coding sequence ATGATCAATCTTTCTAACATCGCTCTGCGGCGGGGTCGCCGAGTATTGTTCGAGCGCGCCACGTTTCAACTCCATGCTGGACAGAAACTGGGTGTGATCGGCGCCAATGGGTGCGGCAAGTCGTCACTGTTTTCGTTGCTGTTGGGCGAGCTGGAAGCGGACGACGGTGCGCTGGGGCTCGATGCGCGTGATGTGATAGCGCACGTCGCGCAGGAGAGTCCAAGCGGCAGTGAATCCGCTGTGCAGTTCGTGGTGGACGGCGATGCAGAACTTCGTGCGGTGCAAGCCGCGTTAGTCAAGGCCGAAGAGCAGGGCGATGACGTGCACAGGCTGCATGAACGCCTGGATGCGATCGATGGCTATACGGCCGAATCACGCGCGAGCCGGCTGTTACACGGTCTTGGTTTTGCATCGGACACCTTCAATCAGTCGGTGGGTGCGTTTTCGGGTGGATGGCGTATGCGCCTTAATTTGGCGCGTGCATTAATGTGCCGCTCGGACATCTTGCTGCTCGACGAACCCACGAACCACCTGGACCTGCCGGCGATTCTTTGGCTCGAACGCTGGTTGAGTCACTACCCGGGCATACTCATGGTGGTGTCCCACGATCGCGATTTTCTGGATCAGATTTGCACCCGCATTGCGCATATCGAAAATCAGAGCATTCGACTGTACACAGGCAATTACAGCCAGTTTGAAGCCCAGCGAGCGGAGCATCTGGCGCAGCAACAAGCGTTGTTTGAGCGTCAGCAAAAAGAGATCGCGCATATTCAGCGCTATGTGGATCGCTTTCGTTATAAAGCCTCTAAAGCTCGCCAAGCGCAAAGTCGACTCAAAATGTTGGAGCGCATGGAGAAGATTGCGCCGGCGCATGTTGATTCACCGTTTCGTTTTCATTTTCCCGAGCCTAAAAAGCAGCCCCATCATTTGCTCGGGTTGACCGACGCATCGGCCGGTTATGACGACGTGCCCGTGCTCACCGATATCACGCTCAATCTGTCGGCTGGCGAACGTATTGGCTTGTTAGGGGTGAACGGCGCCGGTAAATCGACGTTAGTGAAAGCGCTCGCAAATGGCGCAACCATGCTAAACGGTGAGCGCACACTCAGTAAAGACACACACATTGGGTACTTCGCTCAACACCAACTTGACCTGCTTAGACCTCAAGACAGTCCGTACGATCATCTCGCGCGTGTCGCACCGCTCGATAAGGAGCAAGTGCATCGCGATTTTTTAGGTCGATTTGGTTTTAGCGGTGAGCGTATTTTTGAGCCGGTGGCGCCGTTCTCAGGTGGGGAGAAGGCAAGACTTGTGTTGGCGTTAATGATTCGGCAGGCGCCCAACTTGCTGCTGCTCGACGAACCAACCAACCATCTTGATCTGGACATGCGACAAGCGTTGAGTATTGCGTTAATCGAGTATTCCGGCGCGCTGGTCGTGATTTCGCACGATCGGCACCTGTTGCGCAGCGTGTGCGATGAATTGCTGATCGTTGACAATGGTCGCGTTGAGCGATTTACCCAAAGCCTCGATGATTATCCGCAATGGCTGCGTGAACAGGCCGCCGACACGGAGGTGGAATCATCGAGTGCCCCGGCCGCTACGCCAAATAAAAAAGCACTACGGCAACAACAGGCGGAACGCCGGCGGGCCCTCAAGCCGTTTCAGGATGCAGTGAATCGTATCGAGCGTGAGTTGAGTCAATCACAGGTGGCTCTCACCGCCTTAGATTCACAGCTGGCGGACGAATCGCTGTATACCGACGCAGCGCGTAGTGATGAGCGAACGCAAGTGCTGAAAGAGCACGCGGCGCTTAAATCGCGTATCGAAACCCTCGAATGGGAATGGTTCGATGCGAATGAGCGGGTTGAACACGAGTCCGCGCGGCTGGATGACATGAGCGGGTGA
- a CDS encoding HDOD domain-containing protein has protein sequence MESPVVDERTPLEHANFRFVSDLASALNAREPIDIPSFPSVAMRIRNVLDDENCSPNTLTRVVGSEPALAARLLKMANSAAVNTTGREIVDLKTAINRLGHDQVRTAAMSFAMQSQMDGRQIEELKPHLSRLWNRSVKLAALSYSLAGRAEKVRADEAMFVGLVHDIGKLYVLTRVEAYPEIYASDEAVEHIMEEWHTAIGVSVLENWKIPESVRLAIDTRNHDSDVHTEQATLKDVVVAATVLANRAEQKNETCELDVGELESCARLGITNDTLPVIMQESQNEIAALENALKG, from the coding sequence ATGGAAAGTCCTGTAGTCGACGAGCGCACGCCGTTGGAACACGCCAACTTCCGATTTGTGTCGGATTTGGCCTCGGCGCTCAATGCACGAGAACCGATCGATATACCCTCTTTTCCTAGTGTCGCGATGCGTATTCGTAATGTGCTCGACGATGAGAATTGTTCCCCGAATACCCTTACCCGAGTGGTGGGTTCTGAACCCGCTCTGGCCGCACGATTGCTGAAGATGGCGAACTCTGCGGCCGTCAATACTACCGGCAGAGAAATTGTCGACCTCAAGACGGCGATTAATCGGTTGGGTCATGATCAAGTGCGTACTGCAGCAATGTCCTTTGCGATGCAAAGTCAAATGGATGGCCGACAGATCGAGGAACTCAAGCCGCATCTTTCCAGGTTGTGGAATCGCAGCGTCAAATTGGCGGCACTCTCGTATTCGTTAGCCGGCCGGGCTGAGAAGGTCAGAGCCGACGAGGCAATGTTTGTCGGTCTCGTGCACGATATTGGCAAGCTCTATGTGCTGACCCGTGTCGAGGCCTATCCCGAGATCTACGCCTCCGATGAAGCGGTCGAGCACATCATGGAGGAATGGCACACCGCTATTGGTGTGTCGGTGCTTGAAAACTGGAAGATCCCTGAGTCGGTGCGTTTGGCGATCGATACGCGGAATCACGACTCGGACGTGCACACGGAGCAGGCTACGCTCAAAGATGTTGTGGTGGCAGCCACGGTATTGGCCAATCGCGCGGAGCAAAAAAACGAAACGTGTGAACTGGATGTCGGCGAACTAGAATCGTGCGCCCGACTGGGCATCACCAACGACACGCTGCCGGTTATCATGCAGGAGTCGCAAAACGAAATTGCCGCGCTGGAAAATGCCCTGAAAGGGTAG
- a CDS encoding DM13 domain-containing protein, translated as MKKLLIVIGLAVVAAAGWFFVSPLFIDEVIDEAFIAKVATMSDEQKQEIMPDIMDKAANAPDQMNDEAMPAGGPRLLSKGLFVDADPVHKGSGDALLYALEGGDHLVRFENFRTTNGPALVVYLAEHGAPTSASDVTDGGYIKLGKLKGNVGNQNYPVPSGTDIGKYNSVVIWCELFGVLFSPAALTSAG; from the coding sequence ATGAAAAAGCTTTTGATTGTAATCGGCCTCGCGGTCGTAGCCGCGGCAGGGTGGTTTTTTGTCTCACCGCTTTTTATTGATGAGGTCATTGATGAAGCCTTCATTGCCAAGGTCGCTACGATGAGCGATGAGCAGAAGCAAGAAATTATGCCCGACATCATGGACAAGGCGGCGAACGCGCCCGATCAGATGAACGATGAAGCCATGCCGGCGGGCGGCCCTCGTTTGCTGTCTAAAGGCCTGTTTGTTGATGCCGACCCTGTGCATAAAGGCAGCGGCGACGCGCTGTTGTATGCACTCGAAGGCGGTGACCATTTGGTGCGTTTTGAGAATTTCCGCACCACCAATGGTCCGGCACTGGTCGTTTATCTAGCCGAGCATGGCGCGCCGACAAGCGCCTCGGACGTCACCGACGGGGGCTATATCAAACTGGGTAAACTCAAGGGCAATGTGGGCAATCAAAATTACCCCGTGCCGTCAGGCACGGATATCGGCAAGTACAACAGCGTCGTTATCTGGTGTGAGCTCTTTGGCGTGCTTTTTTCTCCCGCTGCCTTGACCTCCGCTGGGTAG
- a CDS encoding efflux RND transporter permease subunit, with protein MWLSDTSVKRPVFATVLSLLLIAFGILSFQSLTTREYPDIVPPVISVDTNYAGASANIVETRITQLLEKQIAGIEGISTMTSRSQDGSSRISIEFGLDVDLDEAANDVRDRVSRVSRALPEGVDLPSISKRDSDARPIMYLSLTSQGAMTAMELNDYAERYLVDRFNVIEGVSRMDVFGSGRPSMRIWLDRVALAARNLTVQDVEDALRRENIELPAGTLESSDRQRQVRLARDYTTEDDFRRLVITRGEDGYLVRLGEIARVQLAPENIRNVFRANAANTVALGVVKQSTANTVDVLEAVKDTIVEVNADLPSDMELIASSDDSLYIRAAIRAVLLTIVATTLLVSGVLWFFLGSFRATLIPAVTIPICLVASFMALSAFGMSINLITLLALVLCIGLVVDDAIVVVENIHRRMEMGEAPLLAAYKGTRQVGFAVIATTLVLVAVFTPILFLNDNIGQLFGELAVTVSAAMIFSTLLALSLTPMLSSKVFKHERKKGPISGTIDRGFDALTNFYARTLQSTLKVPFLAVIAMGLVVGASWYLFTHVDQEYAPQEDQGIFIASFRAAEGSSFARMADFVDQMEQPMLKHFDSGLIQRGLLRIPGFGGRGNNTAIVVVTLNPERDPAITTDSIKNELTAAWNKIPGLRAFSFVRSGLSRGGGGQPVQVVVGGTSYDELAEWRDLLFERAAANKGLARVQSNLDDTQPQVSVRVNRQRAASLGVSVQAVGSTLESMMSEKRVATYVVDGEEYEIIMQAEASQRETVTDLQNIFVRSSTTGALIPLSNLVTIEERSGASQLNHFNRLRSVTLSASLVGEYSLPDALEFFETIVREELPASAQLYYSGESLEYKEASGGLLFTFGIALLVVFLVLAAQFESFVHPIVIMIAVPLAVAGGLLGLYLTDTPFNIFSQIGMIILIGIATKNGILIVEFINQVRETGEEFQASIVQAARIRLRPVLMTTISTSVGAIPLMLASGAGSVSRQNLGIVMFFGVLLSALMTLYIVPAFYSLLARGTRSRNAVAEELGKLQEQHSSG; from the coding sequence ATGTGGCTATCCGACACATCCGTTAAACGACCGGTGTTTGCGACCGTACTGAGCTTGTTACTCATCGCCTTCGGTATTTTGTCGTTTCAATCGCTCACGACACGCGAGTACCCGGACATCGTGCCGCCGGTTATCTCTGTGGACACAAATTATGCGGGTGCCTCGGCGAACATCGTTGAGACCCGAATTACGCAACTGCTCGAAAAGCAAATTGCCGGCATTGAAGGCATCAGTACGATGACGTCGCGCAGTCAGGACGGCTCGTCCCGCATCAGTATTGAATTTGGCCTGGATGTGGATCTTGACGAAGCCGCTAACGATGTGCGCGACAGAGTGAGTCGCGTATCGCGCGCGCTGCCCGAGGGAGTGGATCTGCCATCGATTTCAAAACGCGATTCAGATGCTCGTCCGATCATGTATTTGAGTTTAACCAGTCAGGGCGCCATGACGGCGATGGAGCTCAACGATTACGCCGAACGCTACTTGGTTGATCGATTCAATGTGATCGAGGGTGTGTCCCGCATGGACGTTTTTGGATCGGGTCGGCCCTCGATGCGCATTTGGCTTGACCGAGTCGCGTTAGCGGCCCGCAATTTGACCGTGCAGGATGTTGAAGACGCACTGCGACGAGAGAACATTGAGTTGCCGGCCGGGACGCTGGAGTCGAGTGACCGGCAGCGCCAGGTCCGCCTCGCGCGTGACTACACAACCGAAGACGATTTTCGACGATTGGTGATCACACGAGGCGAGGATGGTTATCTTGTGCGGCTGGGTGAAATCGCCCGGGTTCAGCTAGCCCCCGAGAATATTCGCAACGTATTTCGCGCCAACGCCGCCAACACGGTCGCCTTGGGCGTCGTCAAGCAGTCCACCGCCAATACCGTCGATGTGCTGGAAGCGGTCAAAGACACAATCGTCGAGGTGAATGCGGATTTGCCTAGCGATATGGAGCTCATTGCCAGTAGTGATGACTCACTCTATATCCGTGCCGCTATTCGCGCGGTGTTGCTCACAATTGTCGCGACGACGCTGTTGGTAAGCGGCGTATTGTGGTTTTTCTTGGGCTCGTTTCGCGCGACACTGATCCCGGCGGTGACCATTCCGATTTGTCTGGTTGCGTCGTTCATGGCGCTGTCGGCGTTTGGTATGAGCATCAATCTCATCACGCTTCTGGCTCTGGTGCTGTGCATCGGGCTTGTTGTCGATGACGCGATTGTGGTGGTCGAGAACATTCACCGGCGTATGGAAATGGGCGAAGCACCGTTACTCGCCGCCTACAAGGGCACGCGTCAGGTGGGGTTTGCGGTGATTGCGACGACGCTCGTGCTGGTGGCCGTATTTACGCCCATTTTGTTTCTCAATGACAATATCGGTCAGCTGTTTGGTGAGCTTGCGGTGACCGTGTCGGCGGCGATGATCTTTTCCACGTTGCTGGCGCTGTCGCTGACACCCATGCTCAGTTCAAAAGTCTTTAAGCATGAGCGCAAAAAAGGGCCGATCAGCGGCACCATCGATCGAGGCTTTGACGCCCTGACCAATTTTTATGCGCGTACCCTTCAGTCGACACTCAAAGTGCCGTTCTTAGCCGTAATTGCCATGGGTTTGGTGGTCGGCGCCAGCTGGTATTTGTTCACACACGTCGATCAGGAATACGCGCCGCAGGAAGACCAAGGCATTTTTATTGCCAGTTTTCGCGCTGCGGAGGGCTCCAGCTTTGCGCGCATGGCTGATTTTGTCGACCAGATGGAACAGCCCATGCTCAAGCATTTTGACAGTGGCCTGATTCAGCGAGGTCTACTGCGAATTCCAGGATTCGGCGGCCGCGGCAATAACACGGCAATTGTGGTTGTTACCCTAAATCCTGAGCGTGATCCGGCCATCACGACTGACAGTATCAAAAACGAGTTAACGGCTGCGTGGAACAAGATTCCTGGATTGCGCGCGTTTAGCTTCGTGCGCTCTGGTCTGTCGCGCGGTGGTGGTGGTCAGCCCGTACAGGTTGTTGTGGGCGGCACTAGCTACGACGAACTTGCCGAATGGCGTGATCTGCTATTTGAGCGCGCCGCCGCCAATAAAGGACTCGCGCGGGTGCAATCGAATCTCGATGATACCCAGCCGCAGGTGTCGGTTCGTGTCAATCGTCAGCGTGCCGCGTCGCTCGGCGTGTCGGTGCAGGCGGTCGGCTCAACCCTCGAATCAATGATGTCCGAAAAACGGGTGGCCACGTATGTGGTCGACGGTGAAGAATACGAAATCATCATGCAGGCCGAGGCGAGTCAGCGGGAAACCGTCACCGATCTACAGAACATTTTCGTTCGTTCATCGACAACCGGTGCGTTGATTCCGCTGTCCAATCTGGTCACGATTGAGGAGCGGTCGGGGGCGAGTCAATTAAATCATTTCAACCGGCTGCGCTCGGTGACCCTCAGCGCCAGTTTGGTGGGTGAATACTCGCTGCCCGACGCCCTCGAATTTTTTGAGACGATCGTGCGGGAGGAATTACCCGCATCCGCGCAACTCTACTACAGCGGGGAATCCCTTGAATATAAAGAGGCGAGTGGCGGGCTGCTTTTCACGTTTGGCATTGCCTTACTGGTTGTGTTTTTGGTGTTGGCCGCGCAGTTCGAAAGTTTTGTCCACCCGATTGTGATTATGATTGCGGTACCGTTGGCGGTAGCGGGTGGCTTACTCGGTCTGTATTTGACCGATACACCTTTCAATATCTTTAGCCAGATTGGCATGATTATCTTGATTGGGATTGCGACGAAAAACGGCATTCTGATCGTGGAATTCATCAATCAGGTGCGCGAAACCGGCGAGGAATTTCAAGCCTCCATTGTCCAAGCCGCGCGTATTCGACTACGCCCGGTGTTGATGACCACAATCTCGACGTCGGTGGGCGCGATTCCGCTCATGCTCGCGTCCGGTGCTGGATCGGTCAGTCGACAAAACCTGGGCATTGTGATGTTCTTTGGCGTACTGTTGAGTGCGCTTATGACGTTGTATATTGTTCCGGCGTTTTATTCACTTCTTGCGCGGGGTACGCGATCCCGCAATGCGGTCGCCGAGGAGCTCGGAAAGCTACAAGAGCAGCACTCGTCGGGCTAA
- a CDS encoding efflux RND transporter periplasmic adaptor subunit: MKKLLILILITALAAGAYWMSLQETSTAEGPPAARGGPARAVPVTLATVTSMAFQDRVEAIGTTRANESVTITAKVTDKISSINFVDGQSVDKGQLLVELTNDEQTAQLAEAKADLEDARRQLRRVEELAAQGTVAASQVDELRARASGADARLEAIVARLKDRVIRAPFAGVLGFRQVSPGTLVSPGTAITTLDDVSRLKLDFSVPELYLQAIDVGDSVIASSPAFRARAFEGIVAGIDSRIDEITRAVTVRADIPNEEGRLRPGMLMTVELQTAARTSLAVPEASVVPGDPDPYVYVVNDNTAARRDVKTGQRSGGYIEILEGLESGDRIVVLGLVKLRDGATVSVVDQAEG, translated from the coding sequence ATGAAAAAGTTGCTGATCCTAATATTGATAACGGCGTTGGCCGCCGGCGCCTATTGGATGTCGTTGCAAGAGACATCGACGGCCGAGGGGCCGCCGGCAGCGAGAGGCGGTCCGGCCCGTGCCGTGCCCGTGACGCTGGCCACGGTGACGTCGATGGCGTTTCAAGACCGGGTCGAAGCGATCGGTACGACGCGTGCAAACGAATCGGTCACCATCACGGCTAAAGTCACCGACAAAATTTCGAGCATTAATTTTGTCGACGGTCAGTCGGTCGACAAAGGACAGCTTCTTGTCGAATTGACCAACGATGAACAAACAGCCCAGCTTGCCGAAGCCAAAGCGGACCTAGAAGATGCTCGAAGGCAGCTGCGTCGGGTGGAAGAATTGGCTGCCCAGGGCACGGTGGCGGCTTCGCAGGTGGACGAGTTGCGCGCTCGAGCCAGCGGGGCGGATGCACGGCTAGAGGCCATTGTCGCCCGATTGAAAGATCGAGTTATCCGAGCGCCGTTCGCTGGCGTGTTGGGATTTCGCCAGGTGAGTCCAGGCACATTGGTGTCGCCGGGCACGGCGATCACCACTCTGGACGATGTGTCACGCCTCAAGCTGGACTTCAGTGTGCCGGAGCTTTATCTGCAGGCGATCGACGTCGGCGATTCAGTGATCGCGTCAAGCCCCGCGTTTCGCGCACGCGCGTTTGAGGGCATTGTGGCCGGTATCGATTCTCGTATTGATGAAATCACACGCGCCGTTACCGTGCGTGCAGACATTCCCAATGAGGAGGGCCGGTTGCGACCTGGCATGCTGATGACCGTCGAGCTGCAAACCGCCGCGCGAACGTCATTGGCAGTGCCTGAGGCGTCGGTTGTGCCCGGCGATCCGGACCCCTATGTTTATGTCGTCAACGACAACACTGCCGCGCGCCGCGATGTAAAAACGGGTCAGCGCAGCGGTGGCTACATCGAGATACTGGAAGGGCTTGAATCGGGCGACAGGATTGTGGTGCTGGGGTTGGTTAAGCTGCGTGATGGTGCGACCGTGTCGGTCGTTGATCAAGCGGAGGGCTGA
- a CDS encoding lipocalin family protein — protein MKRFHGERRSMTTRYNLTSATSKRPHRLAVLMLLCGWLAGCLGVPDDVTVVETFEINRYLGTWYEIARLDHRFERGLSHVTANYSLREDGGVTVINRGFNTDKQQWSEATGKAFMVADHNIGRLKVSFFGPFYGAYNIVALDAQHDTYSMVVGPNRNYLWILSRTPQLPKPQLDALITRAEALGFNTQELIFPVQTDPPQ, from the coding sequence ATGAAGAGATTCCACGGAGAACGACGCAGTATGACCACCCGCTACAACCTCACGTCCGCCACATCTAAACGCCCGCACCGGTTGGCCGTGCTTATGCTGCTGTGCGGTTGGCTCGCTGGCTGTCTCGGCGTGCCCGATGATGTCACCGTGGTGGAAACGTTTGAGATTAACCGGTATCTCGGCACCTGGTATGAAATTGCCCGACTCGATCACCGATTCGAACGCGGACTATCACATGTGACGGCCAACTATTCGCTACGCGAGGATGGCGGCGTAACGGTGATCAATCGTGGGTTCAATACCGATAAACAGCAGTGGTCTGAAGCAACCGGAAAGGCGTTTATGGTCGCGGATCACAACATCGGACGACTCAAAGTGTCATTCTTTGGTCCGTTTTACGGCGCGTACAACATCGTCGCGCTGGATGCGCAACACGACACCTATTCGATGGTGGTCGGGCCTAACCGTAACTATTTATGGATTTTGTCCCGCACACCTCAACTTCCCAAACCCCAGCTCGATGCGCTCATCACGCGCGCTGAGGCGTTGGGTTTTAACACTCAAGAATTGATCTTTCCTGTTCAGACAGACCCGCCGCAATAA